The following are encoded together in the Candidatus Hydrogenedentota bacterium genome:
- the hslV gene encoding ATP-dependent protease subunit HslV, producing MTQEPRQFHATTVLCVRRDGVVALGGDGQVTLGDTVMKGNAVKIRRLADGAVLAGFAGAVADAFTLFDRFEARLKEHNNLLTRAAVELGREWRTDKYLRQLNALLAVCDRSTSLLISGTGEIIEPEDGILAIGSGGPYALAAARALTANTPLSAPEVVAEALRIAAGICIYTNTNITVETL from the coding sequence ATGACACAGGAACCAAGGCAATTCCACGCGACCACCGTCCTCTGCGTGCGCAGGGACGGCGTGGTCGCCCTCGGCGGCGACGGCCAGGTCACCCTCGGCGACACGGTCATGAAGGGCAACGCAGTCAAAATCCGGCGGCTCGCCGACGGCGCCGTGCTGGCCGGCTTCGCCGGGGCGGTCGCCGACGCCTTCACCCTCTTCGACCGCTTCGAGGCCCGGCTCAAGGAGCACAACAACCTCCTCACCCGCGCCGCCGTGGAACTGGGCCGCGAGTGGCGCACGGACAAGTACCTCCGCCAGCTCAACGCCCTGCTCGCCGTCTGCGACCGCAGCACCTCCCTTCTCATCAGCGGCACCGGCGAGATCATCGAACCCGAGGACGGCATCCTGGCCATCGGCTCCGGCGGCCCCTACGCCCTCGCCGCCGCCCGCGCCCTCACCGCCAACACCCCCCTCTCCGCCCCCGAAGTGGTCGCCGAGGCCCTCCGGATCGCCGCCGGCATCTGCATCTACACCAACACAAACATAACGGTGGAAACGCTTTAG
- the rhaM gene encoding L-rhamnose mutarotase gives MRKIALVMKLKPGFEAEYKRRHDALWPEMADMLRRAGVSDYSIFLDRETLTLFAVHRLEDENTLADLPNTETVKKWWAYMADIMETNPDNSPWNRPLEEVFYLE, from the coding sequence ATGCGCAAGATCGCCCTCGTCATGAAGCTCAAGCCCGGATTTGAAGCCGAATACAAACGCCGCCACGACGCGCTCTGGCCCGAGATGGCCGACATGCTCCGCCGGGCGGGCGTGTCCGACTACTCCATCTTCCTCGACCGGGAAACCCTCACCCTCTTCGCCGTCCACCGGCTGGAGGATGAAAACACCCTCGCCGACCTGCCCAACACCGAAACGGTGAAAAAGTGGTGGGCGTACATGGCGGACATCATGGAAACCAACCCCGACAACTCCCCCTGGAACCGGCCGCTGGAGGAGGTCTTCTACCTCGAGTAG
- a CDS encoding 3-deoxy-7-phosphoheptulonate synthase, which produces MRTVDNLNVLSFVPLIAPSSLKAEIPAGEAVRDSVAEARQEIMDILDGRDRRLLVIVGPCSVHHRDAALDYAARLARLRAELGDRLLLVMRVYFEKPRTTVGWKGLINDPDLDGSYNVVKGLRKAREILLRINEMGVPAASELLDPIIPQYIADLLAWVSIGARTSESQTHRELASGLSMPVGFKNGTSGNLQVAIDGVLSASCAHHFLGVDEHGGTCVVATRGNPCCHIILRGGRSGPNYDPVSVITAEEQMKTAGLPPRILVDCSHANCGKRPHLQAHVLRDVVQQRLEGGTSLMGVMLESNLGGGSQKLAGDASQLAYGVSITDPCLDWDATEGILREAHAKLAACGDCPRK; this is translated from the coding sequence GTCCTGTCCTTCGTTCCCCTGATCGCGCCCTCCTCGCTAAAGGCCGAGATCCCCGCCGGGGAGGCCGTGCGCGACTCCGTCGCCGAGGCGCGGCAGGAGATCATGGACATTCTGGACGGGCGCGACCGGCGCCTGCTCGTGATCGTGGGGCCGTGCTCGGTGCACCACCGGGACGCGGCGCTGGACTACGCCGCCCGGCTGGCGCGGCTGCGGGCGGAGCTGGGCGACCGGCTGCTGCTGGTGATGCGGGTGTATTTCGAGAAGCCGCGCACGACGGTGGGCTGGAAGGGCCTGATCAACGACCCCGACCTGGACGGCAGCTACAACGTGGTAAAGGGGCTGCGCAAGGCGCGCGAGATCCTGCTGCGGATCAATGAGATGGGCGTGCCCGCGGCCAGCGAGCTGCTTGACCCCATCATCCCGCAGTACATCGCCGACCTGCTGGCGTGGGTGTCCATCGGCGCGCGCACCAGCGAGTCGCAGACCCACCGCGAGCTCGCCAGCGGCCTCTCCATGCCCGTCGGCTTCAAGAACGGCACCAGCGGCAATCTCCAGGTCGCCATTGACGGCGTGCTCTCCGCCTCCTGCGCCCACCATTTCCTCGGCGTGGACGAACACGGCGGCACCTGCGTCGTCGCCACGCGGGGCAACCCCTGCTGCCATATCATCCTGCGGGGCGGGCGCTCGGGGCCGAACTACGACCCCGTAAGCGTCATCACCGCCGAGGAGCAGATGAAGACGGCCGGGCTGCCGCCCCGGATTCTCGTGGACTGCAGCCACGCCAACTGCGGCAAGCGCCCGCACCTGCAGGCCCATGTCCTGCGGGACGTCGTCCAGCAGCGCCTGGAGGGCGGCACCTCCCTCATGGGCGTGATGCTGGAGAGCAACCTCGGCGGCGGCAGCCAGAAACTCGCCGGGGACGCCTCGCAGCTCGCCTACGGCGTCAGCATCACCGACCCCTGCCTGGACTGGGACGCCACGGAGGGCATCCTCCGCGAGGCCCACGCCAAACTGGCCGCCTGCGGGGACTGTCCCCGGAAATAA
- the clpS gene encoding ATP-dependent Clp protease adapter ClpS translates to MEKTEHGNKTGLKKRPTEDVEEPPSYRVLLLNDDYTTMDFVVGILEEVFHKPRGEAMRIMLAVHRHGRGLAGVYIRQVAETKCGTVAARARAAGFPLRCAMERE, encoded by the coding sequence ATGGAAAAGACGGAACATGGAAACAAGACGGGGCTCAAGAAACGCCCCACCGAAGACGTGGAGGAGCCGCCCTCCTACCGCGTCCTGCTGCTGAACGACGATTACACCACCATGGATTTCGTGGTCGGCATCCTGGAGGAGGTCTTCCACAAGCCCCGGGGCGAGGCCATGCGCATCATGCTCGCGGTGCACCGGCATGGCCGGGGCCTCGCCGGTGTTTACATAAGGCAGGTGGCGGAGACGAAATGCGGCACGGTGGCCGCACGCGCGCGCGCCGCGGGGTTCCCGCTGCGCTGCGCCATGGAGAGGGAGTAG